One stretch of Thermococcus sp. M36 DNA includes these proteins:
- the cas3 gene encoding CRISPR-associated helicase Cas3': MRAYTEAVERLAGVKGFRPEKRPLLEEAFGFLTSSSKPFLILNAPTGYGKTLLSFALALHSLDDASLFDRVIHVLPMRSIIEDVQRTAEEAFGFSRTKMMGSSGEFMHLFPLNVTTADTFTWDLLKLNTKKRHSVKAGKEFGYDYLTQASILTSLVIFDEAHFLLEDESMATAFDAVIEFLTSQGVPIVVMTATLSRGHVKFFERYAMKNRYDFKVLSPDEDDPFVRRELKKDITIELGKGDPLSFVEPGKRNAVIVNTVERAVELYNRAISDTHLGFERDRVILIHGRMTPSHKRSIITRLQRLKKEDFLLIGTQAVEAGVDFSADVMTTDRAPINSLLQRFGRLARHAGDRAGKAIVMEDAPVGPYQPEKVERTLTLIKERDIHPRVPSTYAEMVTEVHGLSASSVKKLVNQGLKGKLLRLMGDPSKRAPHVLGEVERLVAKGTPIMRGFLVPLSVGSEMVLVSPKKLFELYSRGLVDVRGVGFELQELGDAYRVAKAIALGDDVEVIYTGDYDRERGIV, encoded by the coding sequence GTGAGAGCTTATACGGAAGCCGTCGAAAGGCTCGCGGGGGTAAAGGGCTTTAGGCCAGAGAAAAGGCCCCTCCTTGAGGAGGCGTTTGGTTTTTTAACATCCTCTTCCAAGCCTTTTCTCATCCTCAACGCCCCAACCGGCTATGGCAAAACGCTCCTGAGCTTTGCCCTTGCCCTGCACTCGCTGGATGACGCTTCCCTATTTGACAGGGTCATTCACGTCCTTCCGATGAGGTCAATCATAGAGGACGTTCAGCGGACGGCAGAGGAGGCGTTTGGGTTCTCGAGGACCAAGATGATGGGGTCGAGTGGCGAGTTCATGCACCTCTTTCCCCTCAACGTGACCACCGCTGACACCTTCACGTGGGATCTGCTGAAGCTCAACACCAAGAAAAGGCACAGCGTGAAGGCGGGAAAGGAGTTTGGCTACGATTACCTGACCCAGGCTTCAATCCTCACATCACTCGTCATCTTTGACGAGGCCCACTTCCTCCTTGAGGACGAATCCATGGCCACAGCCTTCGACGCTGTGATTGAGTTCCTAACTTCCCAGGGAGTCCCCATTGTGGTGATGACTGCTACTCTCTCCCGCGGCCACGTCAAGTTCTTCGAGCGGTACGCGATGAAAAACAGATACGATTTCAAAGTCCTCTCACCCGATGAGGACGACCCCTTCGTGAGGAGGGAGCTCAAAAAGGACATCACGATTGAACTCGGGAAGGGAGACCCGCTGAGCTTCGTTGAACCCGGAAAGAGAAACGCCGTCATAGTGAACACCGTGGAGCGGGCCGTCGAGCTGTACAACAGGGCCATCTCAGACACCCACCTTGGATTTGAGCGCGACAGGGTAATCCTAATCCACGGAAGAATGACTCCAAGTCACAAGAGGAGCATCATTACCCGTCTCCAGAGGCTAAAAAAGGAGGATTTTCTTCTAATAGGGACGCAGGCGGTTGAAGCAGGAGTAGATTTCTCGGCAGATGTTATGACAACCGACAGGGCGCCCATTAATTCCCTCCTTCAGAGATTTGGAAGGCTCGCCCGCCACGCTGGAGATAGAGCCGGCAAAGCAATAGTGATGGAGGATGCTCCGGTAGGCCCATACCAGCCAGAAAAAGTGGAGAGGACGTTGACCCTGATCAAGGAGCGCGATATTCACCCGCGCGTCCCTTCAACGTATGCGGAGATGGTGACGGAAGTTCACGGGTTGAGCGCCAGTTCCGTTAAAAAGCTCGTTAATCAGGGCTTGAAGGGAAAACTCCTCCGGCTCATGGGCGACCCGTCCAAGAGGGCCCCCCATGTTCTCGGAGAAGTTGAACGGCTCGTGGCCAAAGGCACTCCAATCATGAGGGGCTTTCTGGTTCCACTCTCGGTCGGAAGCGAGATGGTGCTCGTAAGCCCAAAGAAGCTCTTTGAGCTTTACTCCAGGGGACTCGTCGATGTAAGGGGCGTTGGATTTGAACTCCAGGAACTTGGAGACGCGTACCGTGTTGCAAAGGCAATTGCACTCGGTGATGACGTCGAGGTAATTTACACCGGGGACTACGACAGGGAGCGTGGTATCGTATGA
- the cas8a2 gene encoding type I-A CRISPR-associated protein Cas8a2/Csx9 — MLLEALAKYPYDGLTRELLSLGMSWVVMNSGLEPDAEELADSIEGALRSLRDRAKAHTSKMGRNDRSSFDKVLKAWFNRSAPETYGELFELIIEETVKLLRKGTINPKESLTTVRVDKDGTYLGVEYDGETSKLPGKKPKADHYAILPAIIKQPEYYERQSGFLTPTTGQKAQIRLDPLWFSLVALGFFTGFAGFIGGKYYLMTKPGIEGLWPYEVEDVIVKGLLPLTEAGISDRVSLSTEELYEMKLAMKLAEEDRTLPDGVYPVTLHLISLEGQVYTELKTLQLDLSGLSRYLNAYVERIRALSASGLQMTVGLKEGKATVHKYPLWALVDIAEKELGRGVNGDGEMLAYIFVKDLYRAINSGDRRLIEDSVFRLFRQGRALLEGSGRASGELRKVLKAFMWREHLGVLL, encoded by the coding sequence TTGCTCCTTGAAGCGCTGGCCAAGTACCCCTACGATGGCCTCACGAGGGAACTGCTCTCGCTTGGAATGTCCTGGGTGGTCATGAACTCGGGGCTTGAACCCGACGCCGAAGAGCTGGCAGATTCCATCGAGGGTGCCCTCCGCTCCCTCAGAGATAGGGCCAAGGCGCACACTTCCAAGATGGGCAGGAACGACAGGAGTTCCTTTGACAAGGTCCTGAAGGCGTGGTTCAACAGGAGCGCTCCCGAAACGTACGGCGAGCTGTTCGAGCTGATTATTGAGGAAACCGTGAAGCTTCTTAGGAAAGGCACCATCAACCCGAAGGAATCCCTGACGACAGTTCGGGTGGACAAGGACGGAACGTACCTTGGCGTTGAGTACGATGGCGAAACGTCAAAACTGCCGGGAAAAAAGCCCAAGGCGGACCATTACGCAATACTGCCGGCCATAATCAAGCAACCCGAATACTACGAGCGCCAGAGCGGTTTCTTAACCCCGACCACGGGTCAGAAAGCCCAGATACGCCTCGATCCCCTGTGGTTCTCCCTCGTTGCGTTAGGGTTCTTCACAGGGTTCGCAGGATTCATTGGAGGCAAGTACTACCTCATGACAAAGCCTGGAATAGAGGGCCTCTGGCCCTATGAGGTCGAGGACGTCATTGTAAAAGGTCTGCTCCCTCTAACCGAGGCAGGAATCTCGGATAGAGTCTCCCTGAGCACTGAGGAGCTCTACGAGATGAAGCTGGCGATGAAACTTGCAGAGGAGGACAGAACCCTGCCCGATGGAGTTTATCCCGTTACCCTGCACCTGATTAGCCTTGAAGGACAGGTGTACACGGAACTCAAGACCCTCCAGCTCGACCTGTCGGGTCTCAGCAGGTACCTGAACGCCTACGTGGAGCGCATAAGGGCCCTGAGCGCCAGCGGACTTCAGATGACAGTGGGGCTGAAGGAAGGGAAAGCCACAGTTCACAAATACCCCCTGTGGGCGCTTGTGGACATCGCCGAGAAGGAACTTGGCAGGGGCGTGAACGGCGACGGGGAGATGCTGGCTTATATCTTCGTCAAGGACCTTTACCGGGCCATTAACAGCGGGGATAGGAGGCTCATCGAGGATTCCGTCTTCAGGCTCTTCCGCCAGGGGAGGGCGTTGCTTGAGGGAAGCGGGCGCGCGAGCGGCGAGCTGAGGAAGGTGCTGAAGGCCTTCATGTGGCGGGAACACCTGGGGGTGCTCCTGTGA
- the cas5a gene encoding type I-A CRISPR-associated protein Cas5a, which produces MVPLTFFLKVTMRPTGIIALRALPQSKMRTALRYVPPTTLIGAIAYPLFHIGGSRAETVYDRRTFRSTVGEVLGLFDWVTVKTSGKPRLYGALLKINTVYRGKVQSAVTSFPFAVMYGTNDATITAVYIINEEALAESTYRLEDIERAAWGITRLGSRESVVSVESVETGRADVIEVETAETSYAFPFKGLEVSGKGTLQSVVDWRSGIRDYSQARRMVMFYPEGSVRVRGQLRVARVGGEVIVLAP; this is translated from the coding sequence GTGGTTCCCTTGACTTTCTTTTTGAAGGTCACGATGAGGCCAACGGGAATAATAGCCCTCCGCGCCCTCCCGCAGAGCAAGATGAGAACCGCGCTACGCTACGTTCCCCCAACGACCCTAATCGGGGCTATAGCGTACCCGCTTTTCCACATTGGGGGCAGTCGGGCCGAGACAGTCTACGACAGAAGAACGTTCAGGAGCACCGTGGGAGAGGTTCTGGGACTCTTTGACTGGGTGACCGTGAAAACCTCCGGAAAGCCAAGGCTCTACGGGGCACTGCTGAAGATTAACACCGTCTACCGCGGAAAGGTGCAGAGTGCGGTCACCTCGTTCCCCTTCGCCGTGATGTACGGTACGAACGACGCCACCATAACCGCGGTCTACATCATCAACGAGGAGGCACTTGCGGAGAGCACTTACCGCCTGGAAGACATCGAGAGGGCCGCGTGGGGGATAACGAGGCTCGGCTCACGGGAATCCGTCGTTAGCGTGGAGAGCGTTGAGACGGGTCGTGCTGATGTAATCGAAGTTGAGACCGCGGAGACTTCCTATGCGTTCCCGTTCAAGGGGCTTGAGGTCAGCGGTAAGGGCACGCTCCAGTCGGTGGTGGACTGGCGCTCCGGAATCAGGGACTACTCACAGGCAAGGAGAATGGTGATGTTCTACCCGGAAGGGAGCGTCAGGGTTCGGGGACAGCTTAGGGTTGCGAGAGTAGGTGGGGAGGTGATCGTCCTTGCTCCTTGA
- the cas7a gene encoding type I-A CRISPR-associated protein Cas7/Csa2, with the protein MFLSVGVRFEANVEALNMVETAGNYSKHRRVPYLVEEDGKLKTVYVPALSGESLAHAYQEHLVREALSLNLPVCDDCRRNEFYKSMNKVHLKKKVNPIPDDPKKIEVAIVQSCVIEDVGGFLYAEKPPVRRSSAFQVSYALPVKSVALFATSEPQLHARHAQMDSSSKKGNASEQMIYYVETGTALYGFTFNLDLNAIGVSAITSEPILNENEIKARREAALKALFRMLSSAQFGAKLSRFFPVGGITEVAVAVTEHPFVVTSPIYDDYIARTERRLKVLEGLGEKYLFTVATGEKVPEEALKEAMDYLKEQGAF; encoded by the coding sequence ATGTTCTTGAGCGTCGGTGTTAGGTTTGAGGCCAACGTTGAGGCCCTGAACATGGTCGAGACCGCAGGCAACTACAGCAAGCACAGGCGCGTCCCGTACCTCGTTGAGGAGGACGGGAAGCTCAAGACCGTCTACGTCCCGGCACTGAGCGGTGAGAGCCTTGCTCACGCGTACCAGGAGCACCTCGTGAGAGAGGCCTTGTCCCTCAACCTCCCTGTGTGCGACGACTGCAGGAGGAACGAGTTCTACAAGTCCATGAACAAGGTTCACCTCAAGAAGAAAGTGAACCCAATCCCAGATGACCCGAAGAAGATTGAAGTGGCAATAGTACAATCCTGTGTCATTGAGGACGTTGGAGGTTTCCTGTACGCAGAGAAACCACCTGTCAGGAGAAGCTCCGCCTTCCAGGTCAGCTACGCGCTCCCAGTTAAGTCGGTGGCCCTGTTCGCAACCTCAGAGCCCCAGCTCCACGCGAGGCATGCCCAGATGGACTCCTCAAGCAAGAAGGGCAACGCCTCGGAGCAGATGATTTACTACGTCGAGACAGGCACGGCACTCTACGGCTTCACCTTCAACCTCGACCTCAACGCCATAGGTGTCAGTGCCATAACCTCCGAACCAATACTCAACGAGAACGAAATAAAAGCCAGGCGCGAAGCCGCTTTGAAGGCCCTGTTCAGAATGCTCTCCTCTGCTCAGTTCGGTGCCAAGCTGTCCCGCTTCTTCCCAGTTGGCGGTATAACAGAGGTGGCAGTGGCCGTCACGGAGCACCCCTTCGTCGTCACCTCGCCGATTTACGACGACTACATTGCCAGAACGGAGAGGAGGCTAAAAGTGCTTGAGGGCCTCGGAGAGAAGTACCTCTTCACCGTCGCCACGGGCGAGAAGGTCCCCGAGGAGGCCCTGAAGGAGGCAATGGACTATCTCAAAGAACAGGGAGCCTTCTGA
- the csa5 gene encoding type I-A CRISPR-associated protein Csa5: MSEYEGIVKMLRFFVQTKNFSYVDRIGNALNPEPVEVTLHEALRAFRSIRESAFVEDNGRRYVEKDGKKIPVPGIPPEEEVKAFLDAVRSDIGVAKRVATLALAYPSKKESGGDE, translated from the coding sequence ATGTCCGAGTACGAGGGAATAGTGAAAATGCTGAGGTTCTTCGTACAGACGAAGAACTTCAGCTACGTGGACAGGATTGGGAACGCCCTGAATCCCGAACCAGTGGAGGTAACGCTCCACGAGGCTCTAAGAGCCTTCAGGTCAATACGAGAGAGCGCCTTTGTGGAAGATAACGGTAGAAGGTACGTGGAAAAGGACGGGAAGAAGATTCCAGTTCCGGGCATACCCCCTGAGGAGGAAGTTAAGGCCTTTCTCGACGCCGTTCGCTCTGATATTGGGGTTGCAAAGCGCGTTGCGACCCTGGCCCTTGCGTATCCCTCAAAGAAGGAATCTGGAGGTGATGAGTGA
- the cas1b gene encoding type I-B CRISPR-associated endonuclease Cas1b gives MRKRSITLLSDGTLFRRENTLYFESGGEKRPFAVEGIYDIYIYGHVNITSQALHFLAQKGIAVHFFNHYGYYDGSFYPKEKLHSGDLVIRQAEHYLDEEKRLKLAKLFVIGSARNMARNLKRWKVEGDFPKLLSELLEELEEARKITDVMNVEARIRQEYYARWDEHLPDGFKIVKRTRRPPQNEMNALINFLNSRLYATIVSELYNTQLVPTVSYLHEPGERRFSLALDLSEIFKPAIVDRIASRLIKQGIIRKEHFRKELNGILLTKDGMRKVVEVYNKEVRTSVRHPKLKKNVTKQRLIRLEAYKLIRHLVGIAEYEPLVAWF, from the coding sequence ATGAGAAAGCGCTCCATCACCCTGCTCTCCGATGGGACCCTCTTCCGGAGGGAGAACACCCTCTACTTTGAGAGCGGGGGCGAGAAAAGGCCCTTCGCCGTTGAGGGCATCTACGACATCTACATCTACGGCCACGTGAACATAACATCCCAGGCGCTGCATTTCCTCGCTCAGAAAGGAATAGCCGTTCACTTCTTCAACCACTACGGCTACTACGACGGGAGCTTTTACCCGAAGGAGAAGCTTCACTCCGGCGACCTGGTTATCAGACAGGCCGAGCACTACCTCGACGAGGAGAAGAGGCTTAAGCTGGCGAAGCTCTTCGTCATCGGTAGTGCCAGGAACATGGCGCGCAACCTGAAGCGCTGGAAGGTCGAGGGAGACTTCCCCAAGCTGTTGTCCGAACTCTTGGAGGAGCTGGAAGAGGCCAGGAAGATAACCGACGTCATGAACGTCGAGGCGAGGATAAGGCAGGAGTACTACGCCCGCTGGGACGAACACCTGCCCGATGGCTTCAAAATAGTGAAGCGCACGAGGAGACCGCCTCAAAACGAGATGAACGCACTGATAAACTTCCTGAACTCAAGGCTCTACGCAACCATAGTGAGCGAGCTCTACAACACCCAGTTAGTTCCAACCGTAAGCTACCTTCATGAACCTGGGGAACGGCGCTTTTCACTGGCACTCGACCTGAGCGAGATATTCAAGCCGGCGATAGTTGACAGGATAGCCAGCCGTCTCATCAAGCAGGGAATCATCAGGAAGGAACACTTCCGGAAGGAGCTGAACGGCATCCTGCTCACCAAGGATGGCATGAGGAAAGTCGTGGAGGTTTACAACAAGGAGGTGAGAACGAGCGTGAGACATCCGAAGCTGAAGAAGAACGTAACAAAGCAGCGTTTGATCAGGCTCGAGGCGTACAAGCTGATAAGACATCTCGTGGGCATTGCTGAATACGAGCCGCTGGTAGCGTGGTTCTGA
- the cas4 gene encoding CRISPR-associated protein Cas4, whose amino-acid sequence MLPEYPHDELLTRGTEINYLFICPTKLWYFAKGITMEQESEWVDLGKFLHERRYGSEEKEVQIGSIKIDFIRRGDTIEVHEVKKSKSMEKAHEMQALYYLYYLKQHGIKAKAVLHYPQLRETKEVTLDGREEEVETAIRDVERIKSLPTPPEPVKTKKCKKCAYYELCWV is encoded by the coding sequence GTGCTCCCTGAATATCCCCACGACGAACTCCTCACCCGTGGCACCGAGATAAACTACCTCTTCATCTGCCCCACAAAGCTCTGGTACTTCGCCAAGGGCATCACCATGGAGCAGGAGAGCGAATGGGTTGACCTTGGTAAATTCCTCCATGAGCGACGCTATGGAAGCGAGGAGAAGGAAGTTCAGATTGGGAGCATAAAGATAGACTTCATCCGCAGGGGCGACACCATAGAAGTTCATGAGGTCAAAAAGAGCAAATCCATGGAAAAGGCTCACGAGATGCAGGCGCTGTACTACCTTTATTACCTCAAGCAGCACGGCATCAAAGCGAAGGCGGTTCTCCACTACCCGCAACTTAGGGAGACGAAGGAGGTTACACTCGACGGCCGCGAGGAAGAAGTCGAGACGGCCATCAGAGATGTCGAGCGGATAAAATCACTCCCCACCCCACCCGAGCCGGTTAAGACGAAGAAGTGCAAAAAGTGCGCCTACTACGAGCTGTGCTGGGTGTGA
- the cas5 gene encoding CRISPR-associated protein Cas5 has product MRWLKLVVHFPSFYSYRIPEYSSQYALALPLIAPSTIKLAIVSMAIRMSGKVSEGKRIFGYIRDAKVGIKPPKEIAINSVFVKRLKKKKDQSGFQQSFGVREYAHFSGDVEVYMGLPDDVPEEVKHYAKHIRYFGTSDSLAYVKRVEWVNEPPQRIVFPVGISEIPSGSYIYPVKDFSPKATFEQINPYSPKSPGKPYETKYYPLRLSKRPVEGSNWKVLFVS; this is encoded by the coding sequence ATGAGGTGGCTTAAGCTAGTCGTCCACTTTCCCTCCTTTTACTCATACAGGATTCCAGAATACTCGTCCCAGTACGCACTAGCACTACCGCTGATAGCTCCATCCACTATAAAGCTGGCAATAGTCTCAATGGCTATAAGGATGAGTGGAAAAGTTAGTGAGGGAAAGAGGATATTTGGTTATATCAGAGACGCAAAGGTCGGAATTAAGCCCCCAAAGGAGATAGCCATCAACAGTGTCTTCGTGAAGAGACTCAAGAAAAAGAAAGACCAGAGCGGCTTCCAGCAGAGTTTTGGCGTCAGAGAATACGCCCACTTCTCTGGAGACGTAGAGGTTTACATGGGACTGCCAGATGACGTTCCGGAGGAAGTAAAGCACTACGCAAAGCATATAAGATACTTCGGCACGAGCGATTCATTGGCATACGTGAAACGCGTTGAATGGGTTAACGAACCTCCCCAAAGAATAGTATTCCCAGTTGGGATTTCTGAGATTCCTTCAGGTTCGTACATCTACCCTGTGAAGGACTTCTCACCAAAGGCAACCTTTGAACAGATCAACCCATATTCCCCAAAAAGCCCTGGAAAGCCATACGAGACGAAATACTACCCCCTAAGACTCTCCAAAAGGCCGGTAGAGGGTAGTAATTGGAAGGTTCTTTTCGTTTCTTAA
- a CDS encoding DevR family CRISPR-associated autoregulator, giving the protein MSEEKGKVFEIAILGRALWELHSLNNEGNVGNVVEPRSVKIIDPNTGKAVTTDGISGEMLKHIHAELMWLLDDKSHLCEACRTLHPERFNYVVSKNRNKFESPAYVIGEAVKTCDICDVHGFMVEKPTVSRKSTVEFGWALGIPEVYRDIHLHARHALGEKGKRQESEEGREGGTQMIYHRPTRTGRYAIVTVFQPWRIGLNEAKQDVYTYDGKRRKERYQLALKAYQLMFTRPEGAMTTTRLPHVVDFEGVIVYSTKPMPVPIISPLKDNYISEIEKIANALDSIQVVKFKGVADFVEKLRTLMSAEPYQMEFGGE; this is encoded by the coding sequence ATGAGTGAAGAAAAGGGAAAGGTTTTTGAGATTGCCATACTCGGTAGGGCCCTTTGGGAGCTCCACAGCCTCAACAACGAGGGAAACGTCGGAAACGTTGTTGAGCCGAGAAGCGTCAAGATAATAGATCCGAACACCGGAAAAGCAGTAACTACCGACGGCATCTCAGGGGAAATGCTCAAGCACATACACGCTGAGCTGATGTGGCTTCTTGATGACAAAAGCCATCTATGTGAGGCCTGTAGAACGCTCCATCCAGAGAGGTTTAACTACGTCGTCTCGAAGAACAGGAACAAGTTCGAAAGCCCAGCTTACGTTATAGGAGAAGCCGTCAAGACTTGCGACATTTGTGATGTTCATGGTTTTATGGTCGAAAAGCCAACGGTTTCAAGGAAGTCCACCGTTGAGTTCGGCTGGGCTCTGGGAATCCCAGAGGTTTACAGAGACATACACCTTCATGCGAGACACGCTTTGGGCGAGAAAGGCAAGAGACAGGAGAGTGAAGAAGGCAGAGAAGGTGGAACCCAGATGATATACCACAGACCAACGAGAACTGGCAGGTATGCGATAGTTACCGTCTTCCAGCCTTGGCGCATAGGTCTTAACGAGGCAAAGCAGGACGTGTATACCTACGATGGAAAGCGCAGAAAGGAACGTTATCAGCTTGCACTTAAGGCATATCAGCTTATGTTCACAAGGCCTGAGGGAGCCATGACAACTACGAGGTTGCCTCACGTCGTTGATTTCGAGGGTGTGATAGTTTACTCGACCAAGCCAATGCCAGTACCTATAATCTCACCGCTGAAGGATAACTACATCAGCGAGATTGAGAAGATCGCGAACGCCTTGGATAGTATTCAGGTTGTGAAGTTTAAGGGTGTAGCGGACTTCGTGGAGAAGCTTAGGACATTGATGAGTGCAGAGCCGTACCAAATGGAATTTGGGGGAGAGTGA